Proteins encoded by one window of Hafnia alvei:
- the crr gene encoding PTS glucose transporter subunit IIA: MGLFDKLKSLVSDDKKDTSSIEIFAPLSGEIVNIEDVPDVVFAEKIVGDGIAIKPTGNKMVAPVDGTIGKIFETNHAFSIESDSGIELFVHFGIDTVELKGEGFKRIAEEGQRVKKGDVVIEFDLALLEEKAKSTLTPVVISNMDEIKELTKLSGTVVVGETPVIRIKK, from the coding sequence ATGGGTTTGTTTGATAAACTGAAATCTCTGGTTTCAGACGACAAGAAAGACACGAGCAGCATTGAAATTTTTGCTCCGTTGTCTGGTGAAATTGTCAACATTGAAGATGTGCCGGACGTTGTATTTGCAGAGAAGATCGTTGGTGATGGCATCGCTATCAAACCAACAGGCAACAAAATGGTTGCTCCCGTTGATGGAACCATTGGCAAAATCTTTGAAACAAACCATGCATTCTCAATCGAGTCAGACAGTGGCATTGAGCTGTTTGTTCACTTTGGTATCGACACCGTTGAACTGAAAGGCGAAGGCTTCAAACGCATCGCTGAAGAAGGCCAGCGTGTTAAGAAAGGCGACGTTGTGATCGAGTTCGATCTGGCGCTGCTGGAAGAAAAAGCCAAGTCTACCCTGACTCCGGTTGTTATCTCTAACATGGACGAAATCAAAGAGCTGACTAAGCTTTCTGGTACCGTCGTTGTTGGCGAAACCCCAGTTATTCGCATTAAAAAATAA
- the ptsI gene encoding phosphoenolpyruvate-protein phosphotransferase PtsI translates to MISGILVSPGIAFGKALLLKEDEIIINRKKIAAEEVEQEIARFKSGRDKASVQLEAIRVKASETFGEEKAAIFEGHIMLLEDEELEQEIIALIKDSKMTADAAAHEVVEGQAKALEELDDEYLKERAADVRDIGKRLLMNILGMTIVDLSAIQDEVILVATDLTPSETAQLNLNKVLGFITDLGGRTSHTSIMARSLELPAIVGTSDVTKQVKNGDFLILDAVNNKIYVNPTAEIVEELKAVQNQYVSEKNELVKLKDLPAITLDGHQVEVCANIGTVRDIAGAERNGAEGVGLYRTEFLFMDRDAFPTEEEQFQAYKAVAEGMGSQAVIVRTMDIGGDKDLPYMDLPKEENPFLGWRAIRICLDRKEILHAQLRAILRASAFGKLRIMFPMVISVEEVRELKAELEMLKTQLREEGKAFDETIEVGVMVETPAAATIARHLAKEVDFFSIGTNDLTQYTLAVDRGNELISHLYNPMSPSVLTLIKQVIDASHAEGKWTGMCGELAGDERATLLLLGMGLDEFSMSSISIPRIKKIIRNSNFEDVKALADEALNQPTAEDLMNVVNKFIEEKTIC, encoded by the coding sequence ATTTCAGGTATCTTAGTATCGCCGGGCATTGCTTTTGGTAAGGCACTCTTACTGAAAGAAGATGAGATTATCATCAACCGGAAAAAAATCGCTGCTGAAGAAGTGGAGCAAGAGATCGCTCGTTTTAAATCTGGTCGTGATAAAGCATCTGTACAGCTTGAAGCCATCAGAGTGAAAGCAAGCGAGACCTTTGGCGAAGAGAAAGCCGCCATCTTCGAAGGCCACATCATGTTGTTGGAAGACGAAGAGCTTGAGCAGGAAATCATAGCCCTCATTAAAGACAGCAAAATGACCGCAGACGCTGCGGCTCACGAAGTTGTCGAAGGTCAAGCGAAGGCTCTGGAAGAGCTGGACGACGAATATCTGAAAGAGCGCGCGGCTGACGTACGTGACATCGGTAAACGTCTGCTGATGAACATTCTCGGCATGACCATTGTTGATTTAAGCGCAATTCAGGACGAAGTTATTCTGGTTGCCACCGACCTGACTCCGTCAGAAACCGCACAGCTGAATCTGAACAAGGTTCTCGGCTTCATCACCGATCTGGGCGGCCGTACTTCCCACACCTCTATCATGGCGCGTTCTCTGGAACTGCCAGCGATTGTGGGCACCTCTGACGTGACCAAACAAGTCAAAAACGGCGATTTCCTGATCCTCGACGCCGTTAACAACAAAATCTACGTCAACCCGACGGCAGAAATCGTTGAAGAATTGAAAGCGGTACAGAACCAGTATGTGTCTGAAAAGAACGAACTGGTGAAACTGAAAGATCTGCCAGCTATCACGCTGGACGGACATCAGGTTGAAGTCTGTGCCAACATCGGTACCGTGCGCGATATCGCCGGTGCTGAACGTAACGGCGCTGAAGGCGTTGGTTTATACCGTACTGAATTCCTATTCATGGATCGCGATGCGTTCCCAACAGAAGAAGAACAGTTCCAAGCTTATAAAGCTGTAGCTGAAGGTATGGGTTCTCAGGCCGTCATCGTGCGTACGATGGACATCGGCGGCGACAAAGATCTGCCGTACATGGATCTGCCAAAAGAAGAAAACCCATTCCTGGGCTGGCGTGCAATTCGTATCTGTTTAGATCGTAAAGAGATCCTGCATGCTCAGTTGCGCGCTATCCTGCGTGCTTCTGCATTCGGCAAACTGCGCATCATGTTCCCAATGGTTATTTCCGTTGAGGAAGTGCGTGAGCTGAAAGCTGAGTTGGAAATGCTGAAAACCCAGCTGCGCGAAGAAGGTAAAGCCTTCGACGAAACCATCGAAGTCGGCGTTATGGTTGAAACTCCAGCAGCGGCAACCATCGCACGTCATTTAGCGAAGGAAGTTGACTTCTTTAGTATTGGGACAAATGACTTAACCCAGTATACTCTAGCGGTAGATCGCGGAAACGAGCTGATTTCTCATCTCTACAACCCTATGTCTCCGTCAGTGTTGACCCTAATCAAACAGGTCATCGACGCGTCTCACGCGGAAGGTAAGTGGACCGGTATGTGCGGCGAGCTTGCTGGTGATGAACGTGCTACACTGCTTCTTTTGGGCATGGGGCTGGATGAGTTCAGCATGAGTTCTATCTCTATCCCTCGCATCAAAAAAATCATTCGTAATTCGAATTTTGAAGATGTGAAGGCACTGGCAGATGAAGCTCTGAACCAGCCAACAGCAGAAGATTTAATGAACGTGGTCAACAAGTTCATTGAAGAAAAAACTATCTGCTAA